From Novosphingobium resinovorum, the proteins below share one genomic window:
- a CDS encoding acyltransferase: protein MNPAPSQRHYGMDWLRVGAFVMLIFYHVGFSFTPWGYQTPTRGVVWWAEIPLLGLSAWRLALLFAISGYASAALFSRERDAGSFLRSRLLRLGIPLLFGLTVIVPPQPYMGLLNSGYAHGYAYFLFHDAFGFRRVIHEDLPAIMHLWFVIYLLAYTVALCVSVMVLPASWRAALARGSEKLLSGPWLLPFGCLAIYAVRAPGDGWTDTHSLLTDLCAHLHYGGMFLFGYLLRNSEPLRAAIARQWKWALVLGLAGYAFVALEAWYFPGNVRTPRAWMEPLDFAKAVQCWGTVIALFGIADRFWNRDARWRGMLAEAVFPVFIAHQTVMVLVSYWLRDKGLTALPEFLVLCAVVAGGSWLFYLVGREVGPLRPLIGLKRAKPVKRAKASVVPPTVA from the coding sequence ATGAACCCCGCCCCCAGCCAACGCCACTACGGAATGGACTGGTTGCGCGTGGGTGCCTTCGTGATGCTGATCTTCTATCATGTCGGCTTCTCGTTCACGCCATGGGGCTACCAGACGCCCACGCGCGGCGTGGTGTGGTGGGCGGAAATCCCGTTGCTGGGCCTCAGCGCCTGGCGGCTGGCGCTGCTTTTCGCGATCTCGGGCTACGCCAGCGCGGCGCTGTTTTCCCGGGAGCGCGACGCCGGGAGCTTTCTCAGGAGCCGTCTGCTGCGGCTGGGCATTCCGCTGCTGTTCGGCCTGACGGTGATCGTGCCGCCACAGCCTTACATGGGTCTGCTCAACAGCGGCTATGCCCATGGCTACGCCTACTTCCTGTTCCACGATGCCTTCGGTTTCCGCCGGGTGATCCACGAGGATTTGCCCGCGATCATGCACTTGTGGTTCGTGATCTACCTGCTCGCCTATACGGTCGCGCTTTGCGTGTCGGTAATGGTGCTGCCTGCAAGCTGGCGCGCCGCGCTGGCGCGGGGATCGGAGAAGCTGCTGTCGGGGCCGTGGCTGTTGCCGTTCGGATGCCTGGCCATCTATGCGGTACGCGCGCCGGGCGACGGCTGGACCGACACTCACAGCCTGCTCACCGACCTTTGCGCGCACCTTCATTATGGCGGCATGTTCCTTTTCGGCTACCTGCTGCGCAACTCGGAACCGCTGCGCGCGGCGATCGCACGGCAGTGGAAATGGGCGCTGGTCTTGGGGCTGGCGGGTTACGCCTTCGTCGCACTCGAGGCGTGGTACTTTCCCGGCAACGTGCGCACGCCGCGTGCATGGATGGAGCCGCTGGACTTCGCCAAGGCGGTGCAGTGCTGGGGTACCGTGATCGCTCTGTTCGGCATCGCCGATCGCTTCTGGAACCGTGACGCCCGCTGGCGCGGCATGCTGGCCGAGGCGGTGTTCCCGGTGTTCATCGCGCACCAGACGGTGATGGTGCTGGTCAGCTACTGGCTGCGCGACAAGGGACTGACGGCTCTGCCGGAGTTTCTGGTGCTCTGCGCGGTAGTGGCGGGCGGTTCCTGGCTGTTCTATCTCGTTGGCCGCGAGGTCGGGCCGCTGCGCCCGCTGATCGGGCTGAAGCGCGCCAAGCCGGTCAAGCGGGCGAAGGCGAGCGTGGTACCGCCGACGGTTGCGTGA
- a CDS encoding thiolase family protein — protein sequence MAREAYITGVGQSEVGVRLPRHPLLLTLDAAKEAIAEAGLTFGQIDGVFSFPGKSHGYLAFSPVGTDEVIEALGIKSKWQMGGLEQPAQLSAIGMAAWAVKQGICRHVLCYRTVYEAGGMADPATYMGARSDTVSGASQWTSPFWATSAACWTAQYAARHVHKYGLTREQLGQIAINGSKNAMLNPRARAITKEELTLDKYMSARMISTPLCLYDCDRFSDASTVVIVSAGDALDEITCEPIRIAAMSGSVDRYSWDQVEWPAAYDAGRDLWQHTDYTVGDVDTVQFYDGFAYLPITWLEGLGFCEKGEGGRFIEGGTRIARDGQLPLNTAGGQLGAGRLHGFGFAHEAVTQLRGKAGERQIPGDPRVAVATSGGGPLAAALLLAKD from the coding sequence ATGGCCCGCGAAGCCTACATCACCGGCGTCGGCCAGTCCGAGGTGGGCGTGCGCCTGCCCCGCCATCCGCTGCTGCTGACGCTCGACGCCGCGAAGGAGGCGATCGCCGAGGCGGGCCTTACCTTCGGGCAGATCGACGGCGTGTTCTCGTTCCCCGGCAAGAGCCACGGCTACCTCGCCTTCTCGCCCGTCGGCACCGACGAGGTGATCGAGGCGCTCGGCATCAAGTCGAAGTGGCAGATGGGCGGACTGGAGCAACCGGCGCAGCTCTCCGCCATCGGTATGGCGGCGTGGGCGGTGAAGCAGGGCATCTGCCGCCACGTGCTGTGCTACCGTACCGTCTACGAGGCGGGCGGCATGGCCGATCCGGCGACCTACATGGGTGCGCGGTCGGACACCGTCTCCGGCGCCTCGCAGTGGACCAGCCCGTTCTGGGCGACTTCGGCCGCCTGCTGGACCGCGCAATATGCCGCGCGCCACGTCCACAAATACGGGTTGACGCGCGAACAGTTGGGCCAGATCGCCATCAACGGCTCCAAGAACGCCATGCTCAACCCAAGGGCGCGCGCGATCACCAAGGAGGAACTGACGCTCGACAAGTACATGTCGGCACGGATGATCTCGACGCCGCTGTGCCTCTACGACTGCGACCGTTTCTCCGACGCCTCCACGGTGGTGATCGTCTCGGCCGGCGATGCGCTCGACGAGATCACATGCGAGCCGATCCGCATCGCCGCGATGTCGGGCTCTGTCGACCGGTATTCGTGGGATCAGGTCGAGTGGCCCGCCGCCTACGATGCCGGGCGCGACTTGTGGCAGCACACCGATTACACCGTAGGCGATGTCGATACCGTGCAGTTCTATGACGGCTTCGCCTATCTGCCGATCACCTGGCTGGAGGGCCTGGGCTTCTGCGAGAAGGGCGAAGGCGGCCGCTTCATCGAAGGCGGCACCCGCATCGCGCGCGATGGCCAACTACCGCTCAACACCGCAGGCGGTCAGCTCGGTGCGGGACGCCTGCACGGCTTCGGCTTCGCGCACGAGGCGGTGACGCAGCTGCGCGGCAAGGCAGGCGAGCGGCAGATCCCCGGCGATCCCAGAGTGGCGGTGGCGACATCCGGCGGCGGCCCGCTCGCGGCGGCGCTGCTGCTGGCGAAGGACTAG
- a CDS encoding Zn-ribbon domain-containing OB-fold protein produces MSPPRPRPKLDQENTAFWTSGAEGELRIVRCSDCGEYTHPPRILCRHCQSENVAAQAVAGTGVIDTFTVNHQPWAKDLPVPYVIARVALDGVPGVYLTTNIVNCPVEAVAFGDPVRVVFEEQAGIFYPLFEKVG; encoded by the coding sequence ATGAGCCCACCAAGACCGAGGCCGAAACTGGACCAGGAAAACACGGCGTTCTGGACCAGCGGCGCCGAGGGCGAACTGCGCATCGTTCGCTGCAGCGACTGCGGCGAATACACCCATCCGCCCCGCATCCTGTGCCGCCATTGCCAGTCCGAAAACGTAGCCGCGCAGGCTGTCGCCGGGACCGGGGTGATCGACACTTTCACGGTCAATCACCAGCCCTGGGCCAAGGACCTCCCCGTCCCCTACGTCATCGCCCGCGTCGCGCTCGACGGAGTGCCCGGCGTCTACCTCACCACCAACATCGTGAACTGCCCGGTCGAGGCCGTCGCGTTCGGCGATCCGGTCCGCGTGGTGTTCGAGGAGCAGGCCGGCATCTTCTATCCCTTGTTCGAGAAGGTCGGCTGA
- a CDS encoding TIGR03619 family F420-dependent LLM class oxidoreductase gives MKLGFAMPHMLRLKATMQPWETEVTGADQTRLAKWAEKLGFEMIAVPEHHVIPKSHVDLSGPFYFNAYAAMAYIAGATERVRVNSCIAILPAQHPIVTAKALSTMDWLSSGRVTITFAVGWLEEEFALLGVPFHERGAMAEEYIQAIIALWTQENPEFEGKYVSFRDVAFEPKPVQKPHLPVWFGGDADAVLKRVSRYAQGWWPFLTKPEDIPARIDFIRSQPDHNGQLADIYYGMSTSRVGEGHAVLDDPTARPGQTKQEIIDRLGWLKSLGVTWSSVPIPALPGIQAYYDYTQWIAEEIMPAIR, from the coding sequence ATGAAACTAGGCTTTGCGATGCCGCACATGCTGCGGCTCAAGGCGACGATGCAGCCGTGGGAAACCGAGGTTACCGGCGCCGATCAGACCCGCCTTGCGAAATGGGCGGAAAAGCTGGGTTTCGAGATGATCGCCGTGCCCGAGCATCACGTCATTCCGAAAAGCCACGTCGATCTTTCCGGGCCTTTCTACTTCAATGCCTATGCCGCCATGGCCTATATCGCCGGGGCGACCGAGCGGGTGCGCGTCAATTCGTGCATCGCGATCCTGCCGGCGCAGCATCCGATCGTCACGGCCAAGGCGCTCTCGACGATGGACTGGCTGTCGAGCGGCCGGGTCACGATCACTTTCGCCGTCGGCTGGCTCGAGGAGGAATTCGCGCTGCTCGGTGTCCCCTTTCACGAACGCGGGGCAATGGCGGAGGAGTACATTCAGGCGATCATCGCACTGTGGACTCAGGAAAATCCCGAATTCGAGGGGAAATACGTCTCATTCCGCGATGTCGCCTTCGAGCCGAAGCCGGTACAGAAGCCGCATCTGCCCGTCTGGTTCGGTGGTGATGCCGACGCCGTCCTCAAGCGCGTTTCCCGCTATGCGCAAGGCTGGTGGCCATTTCTGACCAAGCCCGAGGACATTCCCGCGCGCATCGACTTCATCCGCTCCCAACCCGACCATAACGGCCAGCTTGCGGACATCTATTACGGCATGTCCACCAGCCGCGTCGGCGAGGGTCATGCGGTGCTCGACGATCCCACCGCCCGTCCCGGCCAGACGAAACAGGAGATCATCGACCGCCTCGGCTGGCTGAAATCCCTGGGTGTCACATGGAGTTCCGTGCCCATCCCGGCCCTTCCCGGCATCCAGGCCTATTACGATTACACCCAATGGATCGCCGAGGAGATCATGCCCGCGATCCGGTGA
- a CDS encoding CoA transferase, protein MCPHSAYPCAEHSWTSIAVANEAEWQALCQVLQAPALAADERFAALADRLLNRLALDAAIGALTVSHDAARLAEKLRNAGVPAFKSMSSLDLVTVAFLWQRQAYRLVSDHRSGTRPIIGPSWRTSPDPPLIERGARLLGEHNGYV, encoded by the coding sequence ATGTGCCCGCACAGCGCATACCCTTGCGCGGAGCACAGCTGGACAAGTATCGCAGTGGCGAACGAAGCCGAATGGCAGGCGTTGTGCCAAGTGCTCCAAGCCCCCGCACTGGCCGCCGACGAGCGCTTCGCCGCCCTCGCCGACCGGCTTTTGAACCGCTTGGCGCTGGACGCTGCGATCGGCGCGCTGACCGTCTCGCACGATGCTGCGCGACTTGCCGAAAAGCTCAGGAATGCAGGCGTTCCGGCGTTCAAGTCGATGAGTTCGCTGGACCTCGTCACCGTTGCATTCCTATGGCAGCGGCAGGCATATCGCCTGGTCTCCGATCACCGCTCCGGCACTCGCCCGATCATCGGCCCGTCCTGGCGGACCAGCCCCGATCCGCCCCTCATCGAACGCGGCGCGCGGTTGCTCGGGGAGCATAACGGCTACGTCTAA
- a CDS encoding SDR family NAD(P)-dependent oxidoreductase, with amino-acid sequence MRLTRSRPSAVFISTRPWLNFLDDELSDFDRVMRVNVLGPMLGTRNAARVRRRQGRGGVILSNASIAGTLAGMGMMTYRASKAALIQFAKSSAIDLARHGIRLNCLVPGHVRTGLSSFGQAGPDTALAAGIEEGVNAVYLSNQLIK; translated from the coding sequence ATGCGCTTGACGAGGTCGAGGCCCTCGGCGGTCTTCATATCGACCCGCCCCTGGCTGAACTTCCTCGACGACGAACTGTCCGACTTCGACCGGGTGATGCGCGTCAACGTGCTGGGGCCGATGCTGGGGACGCGCAATGCGGCGCGGGTGAGGCGCAGGCAAGGGCGGGGCGGGGTGATCCTCAGCAACGCGTCGATCGCGGGGACGCTGGCGGGCATGGGGATGATGACCTACCGGGCTTCCAAGGCGGCGCTGATCCAGTTCGCCAAGTCCTCGGCCATCGACCTTGCACGGCATGGCATCCGGCTGAACTGCCTGGTGCCGGGACATGTGCGCACCGGGCTGTCCTCGTTCGGGCAGGCGGGCCCCGACACCGCGCTGGCGGCGGGGATCGAGGAGGGGGTGAACGCGGTCTACCTCTCCAACCAGCTCATCAAGTGA
- a CDS encoding alpha/beta fold hydrolase — MTSQFRIPVGGAVLSGERRDAPGTPLVLAHGFGGSRRDWDPLVAALTVPRPLIVYDQRGFGDSDIGTDIDDSAYSHADDLLAVLDALGIAEADLCGMSLGGATVLNFALDHPERVRRLVLVSPLIVGWTWTTDWVERWKAIGRAARAGDMAQARALWWEHPLFDAVRETTAAAAMRASIEAFHGRQWVQDAQRPALPDSERLGQLAMPALLLTGGCDTADFRMIAQAIAAMGQRVIRIDHEAAGHMLNLEMPGTIAAEIERFLG; from the coding sequence ATGACCTCGCAATTCCGCATCCCCGTGGGCGGCGCCGTCCTCAGTGGCGAGCGCCGCGACGCCCCCGGAACGCCGCTGGTACTGGCACACGGCTTCGGCGGATCGCGGCGCGACTGGGACCCGCTGGTCGCCGCCCTCACCGTGCCGCGCCCGTTGATCGTCTACGATCAGCGCGGCTTCGGCGACTCCGACATTGGCACCGACATTGACGACTCGGCTTATTCGCATGCCGACGACCTCCTCGCCGTGCTCGATGCGCTGGGGATCGCCGAGGCGGACTTGTGCGGCATGTCGCTGGGCGGCGCGACGGTACTGAATTTCGCGCTCGACCACCCGGAGCGGGTGCGGCGGCTCGTTCTGGTGAGCCCCCTGATAGTCGGCTGGACCTGGACCACCGACTGGGTCGAGCGCTGGAAGGCGATCGGCCGCGCCGCCCGCGCGGGCGACATGGCGCAGGCACGCGCGCTGTGGTGGGAGCACCCGCTGTTCGACGCGGTGCGGGAAACCACCGCCGCAGCCGCCATGCGCGCCTCGATCGAGGCTTTCCACGGCCGCCAGTGGGTGCAGGACGCCCAGCGCCCCGCCCTCCCCGACAGCGAGCGGCTGGGCCAGCTCGCGATGCCGGCCCTGCTGCTGACCGGCGGGTGCGACACCGCCGACTTCCGCATGATCGCCCAGGCCATCGCCGCGATGGGACAGCGCGTCATCCGCATAGACCATGAAGCGGCGGGGCACATGCTCAACCTCGAAATGCCCGGGACGATCGCGGCCGAGATAGAGCGGTTCCTCGGCTAG